A part of Amycolatopsis lurida genomic DNA contains:
- a CDS encoding DUF58 domain-containing protein produces the protein MRLTRRGVIVLAFAAGSYALGELAGYTFFRAFAGIAAGAVLIAVVTTRFRPQVEIGRTVQPDRVERGKPALASLVVRNTGSRRHGGFAAGDGIGNETHRLRVRPLAPGAEATYHYELPTTTRGKLRVGPLVVHRPDLFDLARGDRTVGDSAWLWVHPRRHAVRAAQAGHPRHHHEGPITDPPLRGSADLRAVREYVIGDEVRHLHWKATARTGRLMVREYADPAQPRFTTVLDTRPASMTPAVFEEAVEVAASLFYASASAGQHCRLITSAGADTLTDSGVRAARTLLDELALVTQDATAGAPLLPSALAAAERPGGVLVVITGPDADLGHAARWRPDTVVRLGDLRPSAGSGGVIVAVDAAGAAAQWNSLAGKA, from the coding sequence GTGCGGCTCACCCGCCGCGGCGTCATCGTGCTGGCCTTCGCCGCCGGGTCCTACGCGCTCGGCGAACTGGCCGGGTACACGTTTTTCCGTGCCTTCGCGGGGATCGCGGCGGGCGCGGTGCTGATCGCGGTTGTCACCACGAGGTTCCGGCCGCAGGTGGAGATCGGCCGGACCGTCCAGCCGGACCGGGTCGAGCGGGGTAAACCCGCGCTGGCCTCGCTCGTCGTGCGCAACACCGGTTCGCGGCGGCACGGCGGTTTCGCCGCGGGGGACGGGATCGGGAACGAAACGCACCGCCTGCGGGTCCGTCCGCTCGCGCCCGGCGCCGAAGCGACGTACCACTACGAGCTTCCGACGACGACGCGCGGGAAACTGCGCGTCGGCCCGCTCGTGGTGCACCGGCCCGACCTCTTCGACCTCGCCCGCGGCGATCGGACCGTGGGGGACTCCGCGTGGTTGTGGGTGCACCCGCGGCGGCACGCGGTACGCGCGGCGCAGGCCGGGCACCCGAGACACCACCACGAAGGCCCGATCACCGACCCGCCACTGCGCGGTTCGGCGGATCTGCGCGCGGTACGGGAGTACGTGATCGGCGACGAGGTCCGGCATCTGCACTGGAAGGCGACGGCCAGGACCGGGCGGCTCATGGTCCGCGAGTACGCGGACCCCGCCCAGCCCCGGTTCACCACCGTGCTCGACACGCGGCCGGCGTCGATGACGCCCGCCGTTTTCGAAGAGGCCGTCGAGGTGGCGGCTTCGCTGTTCTACGCGTCGGCGTCGGCGGGGCAGCACTGCCGCCTGATCACTTCGGCCGGCGCGGACACGCTGACCGACAGCGGCGTGCGCGCGGCGAGGACGCTGCTGGACGAACTCGCGCTCGTCACACAGGACGCGACGGCCGGTGCGCCCTTGCTGCCCTCGGCCCTCGCCGCCGCCGAACGCCCCGGCGGGGTGCTCGTGGTGATCACCGGTCCGGACGCCGATCTGGGCCACGCGGCCCGCTGGCGGCCCGACACCGTGGTCCGGCTCGGTGACCTCCGGCCGTCGGCGGGCTCCGGCGGCGTGATCGTCGCGGTCGACGCCGCCGGTGCCGCGGCCCAATGGAACTCCTTGGCGGGGAAGGCATGA
- a CDS encoding transglutaminase TgpA family protein, producing the protein MSARFDRLAVAGLLGATGVAGLLFAPVFGWAELLVPVLVVVLLAYGCVELTAKFPKLTPYRPLLVAVLGLLGLVETVLTSTTLAALPTGASVRGLARGFTEGWRLTLQSTWPALPVPEQLLFVPLSVLLAVVLGLELLLRLKKPLVALVPGLAVAGLAQAYQALTGLVAVAAALGFALPAGLLLWSGRRVRSVSRAPGVPRSWRVTGSAIWPALSTVVALVAGSVAFAALDPVGRDPLTLKDTQAAPPPRSRVGNPLDEIAQRLIRPGEEVFRYRGETPVDQWRLIVLNGFDGANWLSDSRLHRLGAGLDGAPGGSGGSAELKVRGLSGPWLPSHPDLTGVDGLTPLVDQAAGTLMLESPSAASVRDYRLSWSSPEVDLGSGEVDARAPGGLGGLGAVPPEVEQVAKDAVRGLRPTFQSALQLERFLSTNYQVATGTEELPTGHGWPQLRHFLLESKRGTSEQFAAAYVVLARMNGIPARLVVGFRGAAEKDGDMHVVRNRDVLAWPEVAVAGAGWVALDPTASAVGSSRSQAGPGKAVAKARAQLPAEQQLRSPQLPPGTQPDSAEDRSAEAGVSWWWPALAGVIVLFGLLWLVGVPVAKAVRAGRRRRRTGEEGVLGAWDEIRDRLRAHGVPFRIGMTPRDLAEAAGSLAGAGIREPVARLAKVLDVTLWSGVPVGDGAVRKAWQEVGEVRRGLAARPFAARVLAALEPRTLVPVKGRKEG; encoded by the coding sequence ATGAGCGCCCGGTTCGATCGGCTCGCCGTCGCCGGGCTGCTCGGCGCGACGGGGGTCGCCGGGTTGCTGTTCGCGCCCGTGTTCGGCTGGGCGGAACTGCTCGTGCCGGTGCTCGTGGTCGTCCTGCTCGCGTACGGCTGCGTCGAACTGACCGCGAAGTTCCCCAAACTGACTCCTTACCGGCCTCTGCTCGTCGCGGTGCTCGGTCTGCTCGGGCTGGTCGAGACGGTGCTGACATCGACCACGCTCGCCGCGCTGCCGACCGGCGCTTCGGTGCGCGGCCTGGCGCGCGGCTTCACCGAGGGCTGGCGGCTCACGTTGCAGTCCACCTGGCCCGCGCTGCCGGTTCCCGAACAGCTGCTGTTCGTCCCGCTGTCGGTGCTGCTCGCCGTCGTGCTCGGGCTGGAACTACTGCTGCGCTTGAAGAAGCCGCTGGTGGCGCTCGTGCCCGGCCTGGCCGTCGCCGGGTTGGCGCAGGCGTATCAGGCCTTGACGGGACTCGTCGCGGTGGCGGCGGCGCTGGGGTTCGCGTTGCCCGCCGGGCTGCTGCTGTGGTCGGGGCGCCGTGTCCGGTCCGTGAGCCGGGCACCCGGCGTGCCGCGGTCCTGGCGGGTGACGGGGTCGGCGATCTGGCCCGCACTGTCCACTGTGGTCGCCCTGGTCGCCGGGTCGGTCGCGTTCGCCGCGCTCGATCCCGTCGGCCGCGATCCGCTGACGCTCAAGGACACCCAGGCCGCGCCGCCCCCGCGAAGCAGGGTCGGCAATCCGCTGGACGAGATCGCCCAGCGGCTCATCCGGCCCGGCGAGGAGGTGTTCCGTTACCGCGGCGAAACCCCGGTCGACCAGTGGCGCCTGATCGTGCTCAACGGTTTCGACGGCGCGAACTGGCTGTCCGATTCCCGGCTCCATCGGCTCGGGGCGGGTCTGGACGGCGCTCCCGGTGGTTCGGGAGGCAGCGCCGAACTCAAGGTGCGCGGGCTTTCGGGACCCTGGCTGCCGAGCCATCCGGATCTGACCGGGGTGGACGGCCTGACCCCGCTGGTGGACCAGGCCGCGGGCACGCTGATGCTGGAATCGCCGTCGGCCGCCTCGGTGCGGGACTACCGGCTCAGCTGGTCCTCACCCGAGGTCGATCTCGGTTCCGGTGAAGTCGACGCGCGCGCACCGGGCGGGCTCGGCGGACTCGGCGCGGTGCCGCCTGAAGTCGAGCAGGTGGCGAAGGACGCCGTGCGCGGACTGCGCCCGACATTCCAGTCCGCGTTGCAGCTGGAACGGTTCCTCAGCACGAACTACCAGGTCGCGACAGGTACGGAGGAACTGCCGACCGGGCACGGCTGGCCACAGCTTCGGCATTTCCTGCTGGAAAGCAAGCGAGGGACGAGCGAGCAGTTCGCCGCCGCGTACGTGGTCTTGGCGCGGATGAACGGTATCCCGGCGCGACTCGTCGTCGGGTTCCGCGGTGCGGCCGAGAAGGACGGCGACATGCACGTCGTCCGGAACCGCGATGTCCTGGCGTGGCCCGAAGTCGCGGTCGCCGGGGCGGGCTGGGTCGCGCTCGACCCCACCGCCTCGGCAGTCGGGTCGAGCCGGAGCCAGGCGGGCCCCGGCAAGGCGGTCGCCAAGGCGAGGGCCCAGCTGCCCGCCGAGCAGCAACTGCGGTCGCCTCAGCTCCCGCCGGGCACGCAGCCCGACTCCGCCGAAGACCGGAGCGCGGAAGCGGGGGTGAGCTGGTGGTGGCCCGCCCTCGCCGGCGTGATCGTCCTTTTCGGACTCCTGTGGCTCGTGGGGGTTCCGGTGGCGAAGGCGGTCCGCGCAGGACGACGCCGCCGCCGGACCGGCGAGGAAGGGGTGCTCGGCGCCTGGGACGAAATCCGCGACCGGCTGCGCGCGCACGGCGTGCCGTTCCGGATCGGGATGACCCCGCGCGACCTCGCCGAAGCGGCCGGATCGCTTGCCGGGGCCGGGATCCGCGAGCCGGTCGCCAGGCTGGCCAAGGTGCTGGACGTGACGCTGTGGTCCGGCGTCCCGGTCGGCGACGGCGCGGTCCGGAAGGCGTGGCAGGAAGTCGGCGAGGTACGCCGGGGCCTGGCCGCCAGACCGTTCGCGGCTCGGGTGCTGGCGGCACTCGAGCCGCGAACCCTGGTGCCGGTCAAGGGGCGTAAAGAGGGCTGA
- a CDS encoding IS30 family transposase, with amino-acid sequence MPGAPLTREEREKIQNGLDQGLTQDAVAKVLGKSPSTISREVRRGGGPRCSRPGSKVNGRPRRYRADRAQRLAVERGRRPKAHLLAGELAAVVTGLLEADWSPRLISLMLPTLFPDDQAMRVSHETIYLSLFIQTRGELRNELTEHLRSGRDQRRSRTSTSSRRQGRITGMTPISERPAEAADRAVPGHWEGDLILGAVGQGAVITLVERHSRFVLLAPLPDTHKAVEVRELLTSMITTLPTELKRSLTWDQGNEMAQHAQFTLDTGLQVYFCNPHSPWERGSNENTNGLLRQYWPKSSDLRHLTQTHCDAIALRLNTRPRPTLGLLTPAQALDKALLATTS; translated from the coding sequence ATGCCAGGAGCCCCGTTGACGCGCGAGGAGCGGGAGAAGATCCAGAATGGTCTGGATCAAGGTCTTACCCAGGACGCGGTGGCGAAGGTTCTGGGTAAGTCACCCTCGACGATTTCACGAGAAGTACGCCGCGGTGGTGGGCCGCGGTGTTCCAGGCCCGGAAGCAAGGTCAATGGCCGGCCTCGCCGTTATCGGGCCGACCGAGCCCAGCGCCTGGCCGTCGAACGCGGCCGGCGCCCGAAAGCCCATCTGCTGGCCGGTGAGTTGGCGGCGGTGGTGACCGGTCTGCTGGAAGCAGACTGGTCACCCCGGCTGATCTCCCTGATGTTGCCGACGCTGTTCCCCGACGATCAGGCTATGCGGGTGAGTCACGAGACGATCTACCTGTCACTGTTCATCCAGACTCGTGGTGAACTGCGCAACGAACTCACCGAGCACCTGCGGTCAGGCCGTGACCAGCGCCGGTCACGCACCAGCACCTCCAGCCGCCGCCAGGGCCGGATAACCGGGATGACCCCGATCAGTGAACGCCCCGCCGAGGCCGCCGACCGGGCAGTGCCCGGGCACTGGGAAGGCGATCTGATCCTCGGGGCAGTCGGCCAGGGCGCGGTCATCACCCTGGTCGAACGCCACTCCCGATTCGTGTTGCTGGCCCCCCTGCCCGACACACACAAGGCCGTCGAAGTCCGGGAACTGCTCACCAGCATGATCACTACCCTGCCCACCGAACTGAAACGGTCGCTGACCTGGGACCAGGGCAACGAAATGGCCCAGCACGCCCAGTTCACCCTGGACACCGGCCTGCAGGTCTACTTCTGCAACCCACACAGCCCCTGGGAACGCGGCAGCAACGAGAACACCAACGGCCTGCTACGCCAGTACTGGCCCAAAAGCTCAGACCTGCGCCACCTCACCCAAACCCACTGCGACGCGATCGCCCTACGCCTCAACACCCGACCACGCCCTACACTCGGCCTCCTCACACCAGCACAAGCACTCGACAAAGCACTACTTGCAACAACCAGTTGA
- a CDS encoding serine/threonine protein kinase — protein sequence MSIETGVGGPRLLAQGPIATVYAGRDPATGNDFAIKMFPGAFDRETAAWLDRERKALAAVRATRSLLQIEDVLTDAGGRSGVRRELCPGSLAGLLDSGARLGVPDVLALGASIASALAAAHGADVVHGGVSPHNVLYRASGEFVLADFGVALRRRFPRDPMYAVEYTAPETLRDDTLSPASDLYGLGAVLYAALTGTPPFPRHTGQQPGERILQVLREPVAPIQDPGVPRELSATILRLLAKEPADRPQDVASLARLFTKLRQPGGEVVTGEPVDVPAEDDAEVEFDDFAVVQQPPAAPSPVQVVQAPPSGGRTLIREFSGPLKAERRLPWKPVALAGAGVLAAGLAVVPLILGPAEIGGQAVPVAAAIPPPAPVSAPAPDVKLALAPPRDQSDHVQLTWTAEGELDFVVIMAGERLETKQLVAHRQRSLEVPVDPARRYCFQLRATDGRHIYTTEPVSIRGARCNP from the coding sequence ATGAGCATCGAGACAGGAGTCGGCGGACCGAGGCTGCTCGCCCAGGGCCCCATCGCCACCGTCTACGCGGGCCGGGATCCCGCCACGGGCAACGACTTCGCGATCAAGATGTTCCCCGGCGCCTTCGACCGCGAGACCGCCGCGTGGCTGGACCGCGAGCGGAAGGCGCTGGCCGCCGTGCGCGCGACGCGCTCGCTGCTGCAGATCGAAGACGTCCTGACCGACGCGGGTGGCCGATCCGGTGTCCGCCGCGAACTGTGCCCTGGTTCACTCGCCGGTCTGCTGGATTCCGGTGCCAGGCTGGGTGTTCCCGACGTGCTCGCCCTCGGTGCCTCGATCGCGTCGGCGCTCGCCGCGGCACACGGCGCGGACGTCGTGCACGGTGGGGTGAGCCCGCACAACGTGCTGTACCGCGCCTCCGGCGAGTTCGTGCTCGCCGACTTCGGGGTCGCCCTGCGGCGGCGTTTCCCGCGCGACCCGATGTACGCGGTCGAGTACACCGCGCCGGAAACCCTGCGCGACGACACGCTTTCCCCCGCGTCCGACCTTTATGGACTCGGTGCGGTGCTCTACGCCGCGTTGACCGGCACACCGCCCTTTCCCCGGCACACCGGGCAACAGCCCGGCGAACGGATCCTCCAGGTGCTGCGGGAACCGGTCGCGCCGATCCAGGATCCTGGCGTCCCGAGGGAGCTTTCCGCCACGATCCTCCGGTTGCTGGCCAAGGAACCGGCCGATCGGCCGCAGGACGTCGCGTCCCTGGCGCGGCTGTTCACGAAGCTGCGCCAGCCCGGTGGCGAAGTCGTCACCGGGGAACCCGTCGACGTTCCGGCCGAAGACGACGCCGAGGTCGAGTTCGACGACTTCGCCGTGGTCCAGCAGCCACCCGCCGCCCCGTCGCCGGTCCAGGTGGTGCAGGCGCCGCCCTCAGGCGGCCGGACCCTGATCCGCGAGTTCAGCGGCCCGCTCAAAGCCGAGCGACGGCTTCCCTGGAAGCCCGTCGCGCTGGCGGGCGCCGGCGTGCTCGCCGCCGGGCTGGCCGTGGTGCCGCTGATCCTCGGCCCGGCGGAGATCGGCGGGCAGGCCGTCCCGGTCGCGGCCGCGATCCCGCCGCCCGCACCGGTTTCCGCTCCGGCGCCGGACGTCAAACTGGCGCTCGCCCCGCCGCGCGACCAGAGCGATCACGTGCAGCTGACCTGGACCGCGGAAGGCGAACTGGACTTCGTCGTGATCATGGCGGGCGAGCGGCTCGAGACGAAACAACTCGTCGCCCACCGCCAACGCAGCCTCGAGGTCCCCGTCGACCCGGCCCGCCGGTACTGCTTCCAGCTCAGGGCGACCGACGGCCGCCACATCTACACCACCGAACCGGTCTCGATCCGCGGCGCCCGCTGCAACCCGTGA
- the eccD gene encoding type VII secretion integral membrane protein EccD, giving the protein MQTAGLVRVTITTPHRRIDMALPEHASVAEILPGLLARAGEGMADDGVAGGGWQLRRADGTPFDLDRTLGAHRVRDGEILHLTPRRAEWPEPEYDDLVDAIATGSGRTGKAWGPRHTRQAGLAVGGVALSFGLLAVLRAGPPWTSPASWALAVSALLLAAGVLLARALRDAGAGAVLAAVALPFAFTGGGLLLAGDDPIGALSAGHLLLASAALLLAAVIGHLGVIAAPELFAGAATVGVLGVLGGWLATFDDLAGYRSAAVLGGGVLVLSTTFAPLALRLGRVPMPVLPRSTADLVRDDPQPPLDLVHAAVARADALLTGMLGGAAIVVMYCQLQLIRSDSEAAVVLVALLAAGFLVRARLYPILRQRLLVLVTGIFGAGCLLAGPLMADRSLLLVLAGPLSLAVAAGVIASGVVLSTRAANPYLGRIAEYFEILLTIAVVPVACSVLGLYGYVRGLGG; this is encoded by the coding sequence ATGCAGACTGCCGGCCTGGTCAGGGTCACCATCACCACTCCGCACCGGCGCATCGACATGGCGCTGCCGGAACACGCGTCCGTCGCCGAAATCCTCCCCGGCCTGCTCGCGCGGGCGGGCGAGGGAATGGCGGACGACGGGGTCGCCGGCGGCGGCTGGCAGTTGCGCCGCGCCGACGGGACACCCTTCGATCTGGACCGGACGCTGGGCGCGCACCGCGTCCGGGACGGGGAGATCCTCCATCTGACACCGCGCCGCGCCGAATGGCCGGAGCCCGAGTACGACGACCTGGTGGACGCGATCGCCACCGGTTCCGGCCGCACCGGCAAGGCCTGGGGGCCGCGGCACACGCGGCAGGCCGGACTCGCCGTCGGCGGGGTGGCGCTGTCCTTCGGTCTGCTCGCCGTACTGCGCGCCGGTCCGCCGTGGACGTCACCGGCGTCCTGGGCGCTGGCGGTCTCCGCGCTGCTCCTGGCCGCGGGTGTCCTGCTCGCACGGGCGCTGCGCGACGCCGGTGCCGGGGCGGTGCTCGCCGCCGTCGCGCTTCCGTTCGCCTTCACCGGCGGCGGTCTCCTGCTGGCGGGCGACGACCCGATCGGCGCGCTGTCGGCCGGTCATCTGCTGCTCGCGAGCGCGGCGTTGCTGCTCGCGGCCGTCATCGGCCACCTCGGAGTGATCGCCGCGCCCGAACTGTTCGCCGGCGCCGCCACCGTCGGCGTGCTCGGTGTACTCGGCGGCTGGCTGGCCACCTTCGACGACCTGGCGGGGTACCGGTCGGCGGCCGTGCTCGGTGGCGGGGTCCTCGTGCTCTCGACCACGTTCGCGCCGCTGGCGCTGCGACTCGGCCGGGTACCGATGCCGGTGCTGCCGCGGTCCACCGCGGACCTGGTCCGCGATGATCCCCAGCCGCCGCTCGATCTCGTGCACGCCGCCGTCGCCAGGGCGGACGCGCTGCTCACCGGGATGCTGGGCGGCGCGGCGATCGTCGTCATGTACTGCCAGCTGCAGCTGATCCGCAGCGACAGCGAGGCCGCGGTCGTGCTCGTCGCCCTGCTCGCGGCCGGTTTCCTGGTGCGGGCGCGGTTGTACCCGATCCTGCGGCAGCGGCTGCTGGTGCTGGTGACCGGGATCTTCGGCGCCGGCTGCCTGCTGGCCGGCCCGCTCATGGCGGACCGTTCGCTGCTGCTCGTCCTGGCCGGACCGCTGTCCTTGGCGGTGGCGGCGGGCGTGATCGCTTCCGGTGTCGTGCTGAGCACCCGCGCCGCCAATCCGTATCTCGGCCGGATCGCCGAATACTTCGAGATCCTGCTGACGATCGCCGTCGTCCCGGTGGCTTGTTCGGTGCTCGGGCTGTACGGCTACGTGCGCGGGCTGGGGGGCTGA
- the eccB gene encoding type VII secretion protein EccB yields the protein MASKRDQLQAYQFLVQRAISALVTRETDPEQPPFRRPSGAAFASVALAIVALACVGVYGMIVPGGNNAWRKNAAVIVEKESGTRYVYLDERLHPVANYASALLLLGEHGTTERVSRDSLAGVPRGPRIGIADAPDGLPGPEKLLTGSWSLCSAPASDLAGSRIEESVLLAGASPSGGAELGDQALLVESTSTGDRFVVWRGHRHRITDYGAVGTGLALTAEPWARVGRAWLDVLPEGTPIGPLPVAAAGEVSTAVPGRTDIRNGMLLMVQTSGGGQQHYLAERDALRPITELQYDVQRASAQMLAAYPGAEPKTVPLPPSLATMSRQLDPVRADAGTAPATRPAIARLRDQDATVCATFGDGSAAPALTVDPAMPAADPMSTTARRTATGTPLADRVHVPPGSAIVVEAMPSAQAPAGTLTVVTDMGRRYPLASPDVLKMLGYPSARPVRLPAGLVARLPEGPSLDPAAARRQTLGG from the coding sequence ATGGCGTCCAAACGGGATCAACTGCAGGCGTACCAATTCCTGGTGCAGCGCGCCATCTCCGCGCTCGTGACGAGGGAGACCGACCCGGAGCAGCCGCCGTTCCGGCGGCCGTCCGGTGCCGCGTTCGCCAGTGTCGCGTTGGCGATCGTGGCGCTGGCGTGCGTCGGGGTCTACGGGATGATCGTGCCCGGCGGGAACAACGCCTGGCGCAAGAACGCGGCCGTCATCGTGGAGAAGGAGAGCGGGACGCGGTACGTCTACCTGGACGAACGGCTGCACCCCGTCGCGAACTACGCGTCCGCGCTGTTGCTGCTCGGCGAACACGGCACCACGGAAAGGGTTTCGCGCGACTCGCTCGCCGGAGTCCCGCGAGGACCCCGGATCGGCATCGCCGACGCGCCGGACGGCCTGCCCGGCCCCGAAAAGCTGCTCACCGGATCGTGGTCGCTGTGCTCGGCGCCCGCGAGCGACCTGGCGGGCAGCCGGATCGAGGAATCGGTCCTGCTGGCTGGCGCGTCGCCGTCGGGCGGCGCGGAACTGGGAGACCAGGCGCTGCTGGTGGAATCGACGTCGACCGGTGACCGGTTCGTCGTGTGGCGCGGGCACCGGCACCGGATCACCGACTACGGCGCCGTCGGCACCGGGCTCGCGCTGACCGCCGAGCCGTGGGCGCGGGTGGGCCGGGCGTGGCTCGACGTGCTCCCGGAAGGCACGCCGATCGGCCCGCTGCCGGTGGCGGCCGCGGGCGAGGTGTCCACCGCGGTGCCCGGCCGGACCGACATCCGGAACGGGATGCTGCTGATGGTGCAGACCTCCGGCGGCGGGCAGCAGCACTACCTCGCCGAGCGGGATGCCTTGCGCCCCATCACCGAACTGCAGTACGACGTCCAGCGCGCGAGCGCCCAGATGCTCGCCGCCTATCCCGGTGCCGAACCGAAGACCGTGCCGTTGCCGCCTTCGCTGGCGACCATGTCCCGGCAGCTGGACCCGGTCCGCGCCGACGCGGGCACCGCGCCCGCGACCCGTCCGGCCATCGCGCGCCTGCGCGACCAGGACGCCACCGTGTGCGCCACCTTCGGCGACGGCTCCGCGGCCCCCGCGCTGACCGTCGACCCCGCCATGCCCGCCGCGGACCCGATGTCCACCACCGCCCGCCGGACCGCCACCGGGACCCCGCTCGCGGACCGCGTCCACGTGCCGCCCGGCAGCGCGATCGTCGTCGAGGCGATGCCTTCCGCGCAGGCTCCGGCCGGGACGCTGACCGTCGTGACCGACATGGGGCGCCGCTACCCGCTGGCTTCACCCGACGTGCTGAAGATGCTCGGCTACCCGTCGGCGCGCCCGGTGCGCCTTCCTGCCGGTTTGGTCGCGCGGCTGCCCGAAGGCCCGAGCCTCGACCCGGCCGCCGCGCGGCGCCAGACCCTGGGCGGCTGA